A part of Acropora palmata chromosome 6, jaAcrPala1.3, whole genome shotgun sequence genomic DNA contains:
- the LOC141883774 gene encoding uncharacterized protein LOC141883774, translated as MKYYIFGCLESGTRLLRCKGNKRPHFGELSLKEDTLELEFRSKTDEEQTEQKKAKKIIDLNALRMVQSGKFVSNALQFVRRKRSVGAHHSGNLELVASVITGRRMHNLEFTNHSDLKTFFHSMEAVYGLEILSYYI; from the exons ATGAAATATTATATTTTCGGATGTTTGGAATCTGGAACACGACTTTTGCGCTGTAAAG gaaacaaaaggcCTCATTTTGGCGAATTATCCTTAAAAGAGGATACCCTGGAACTGGAGTTCAGGTCAAAGACCGATGAAGAACAAACAGAacagaagaaagcaaaaaaaatcatcgaCCTCAATG CCCTTCGCATGGTACAGTCTGGAAAATTCGTCTCCAATGCCTTGCAGTTTGTCCGCCGTAAGAGAAGTGTTGGAGCTCATCACAGTGGGAACCTGGAATTGGTTGCTTCCGTTATAACAGGAAGGCGTATGCACAACTTGGAATTCACCAACCATTCCGATTTGAAAACCTTCTTCCATTCGATGGAAGCGGTGTATGGATTAGAAATCTTATCATATTACATTTAG